A DNA window from Enterobacter cloacae subsp. cloacae ATCC 13047 contains the following coding sequences:
- the yicI gene encoding alpha-xylosidase: MKISDGNWLIQPGLTVTYPVQVFDVEQQGNDLVVYVAPRDVRERAWQLDTLMFTVRLFAPQEGIVGVRIEHFQGAQDKGPHYPLNVLKDVRVETVNNAEYAELKSGNLSVRVTKGEFWALDFLRNGQRITGSELKNNGYVQDSNTNRNYLFERLDLGVGETVYGLGERFTALVRNGQQVDTWNRDGGTSTEQSYKNIPFYLTNRGYGVLVNHPENVSFEIGSEKVSKVQFSVEGEYLEYFVIDGPTPKAVLDRYTQFTGRPALPPAWSFGLWLTTSFTTNYDEATVNSFIDGMAERDLPLHVFHFDCFWMKAFQWCDFEWDPVTFPDPEGMIRRLKEKGLKVCVWINPYIGQKSPVFNELKEKGYLLKRPDGSVWQWDKWQPGLAIYDFTNPDACRWYADKLKGLVEIGVDCFKTDFGERIPTDVQWFDGSDPQKMHNHYAFIYNALVWNVLKETVGEEEAVLFARSASVGAQQFPVHWGGDCYANYESMAESLRGGLSIGLSGFGFWSHDIGGFENTAPAHVYKRWCAFGLFSSHSRLHGSKSYRVPWAYDDESCDVVRHFTQLKCQLMPYLYRQAALARECGTPMLRAMMLEFPDDPACDYLDRQYMLGDALMVAPVFSEAGEVQFYLPEGRWTHLWHNDEVQGCRWHKQQHDFMSLPVYVRDNTLLALGNNKHKPDYAWNEGTAFQLFNLDEGATAVSEVPAADGSVAFTLKASRKGDTVTLTGAGDARNWSVCLRNVQKVSGVKGGSYAGSEWGVVVDAEGDEVVVHL; encoded by the coding sequence ATGAAAATCAGTGATGGAAACTGGCTTATTCAACCTGGCCTGACCGTGACGTATCCGGTCCAGGTGTTCGATGTGGAGCAGCAGGGCAATGACCTGGTGGTGTATGTGGCACCGCGTGACGTCCGGGAACGCGCGTGGCAACTCGATACGTTGATGTTCACCGTCCGGCTCTTCGCACCGCAGGAAGGGATTGTCGGGGTGCGCATCGAGCACTTCCAGGGGGCGCAGGACAAAGGCCCGCACTATCCGCTCAACGTGCTGAAGGACGTAAGGGTCGAGACGGTAAATAACGCCGAATACGCCGAGCTGAAAAGCGGTAATCTCAGCGTGCGCGTCACCAAAGGCGAATTCTGGGCGCTCGATTTTCTGCGTAACGGCCAGCGGATCACCGGCAGTGAACTGAAAAACAACGGCTACGTGCAGGACAGCAACACGAATCGCAACTATCTGTTCGAACGTCTGGATCTGGGCGTCGGGGAAACAGTTTATGGCCTCGGTGAGCGCTTTACCGCCCTGGTGCGCAACGGTCAGCAGGTCGATACCTGGAACCGCGACGGCGGCACCAGCACCGAGCAGTCCTACAAAAACATTCCGTTCTATCTCACCAACCGCGGCTACGGCGTGCTGGTCAACCATCCGGAAAATGTGTCGTTTGAAATCGGCTCGGAGAAGGTCTCCAAAGTACAGTTCAGCGTCGAGGGCGAATATCTGGAGTATTTTGTGATCGACGGCCCGACGCCAAAAGCGGTCCTGGACCGCTACACGCAGTTCACCGGTCGTCCGGCGCTGCCGCCGGCGTGGTCCTTCGGCCTGTGGCTCACCACCTCGTTTACCACTAACTACGACGAAGCGACGGTGAACAGCTTCATCGACGGCATGGCCGAACGCGACCTGCCACTGCACGTCTTCCATTTTGATTGCTTCTGGATGAAGGCCTTCCAGTGGTGTGATTTTGAGTGGGACCCGGTGACCTTCCCGGATCCAGAAGGGATGATCCGCCGCCTGAAAGAGAAAGGGCTGAAGGTCTGCGTGTGGATCAACCCGTACATCGGCCAGAAATCGCCGGTATTTAACGAGCTGAAAGAGAAAGGTTATCTGCTGAAGCGCCCGGATGGCAGCGTGTGGCAGTGGGACAAATGGCAGCCCGGGCTGGCGATTTACGACTTCACTAATCCGGACGCGTGCCGGTGGTACGCCGACAAGCTGAAGGGCCTGGTGGAGATTGGCGTGGACTGCTTCAAAACCGATTTCGGCGAGCGTATCCCGACGGATGTGCAGTGGTTTGACGGTTCCGATCCGCAGAAGATGCACAACCATTACGCCTTCATCTATAACGCGCTGGTGTGGAACGTGCTGAAAGAGACGGTAGGCGAGGAGGAGGCGGTGCTGTTTGCGCGCTCGGCGTCCGTCGGCGCACAGCAGTTCCCGGTGCACTGGGGCGGCGACTGCTATGCCAACTATGAATCAATGGCGGAAAGCCTGCGCGGCGGGCTGTCGATTGGTCTGTCCGGCTTCGGGTTCTGGAGCCACGATATCGGCGGGTTCGAAAACACCGCCCCGGCGCACGTCTACAAACGCTGGTGCGCGTTCGGGCTGTTCTCCAGCCACAGCCGCCTGCATGGCAGCAAATCCTACCGGGTGCCGTGGGCGTACGATGATGAGTCCTGTGACGTGGTGCGCCACTTTACGCAGCTGAAATGCCAGCTGATGCCGTACCTCTACCGTCAGGCGGCGCTGGCACGGGAGTGCGGCACGCCGATGCTGCGGGCGATGATGCTGGAGTTCCCGGACGATCCGGCGTGTGACTATCTCGACCGTCAGTACATGCTGGGGGATGCCTTGATGGTGGCGCCGGTGTTCTCCGAGGCGGGTGAGGTGCAGTTTTACCTGCCGGAAGGTCGCTGGACGCACTTGTGGCACAACGATGAGGTTCAGGGCTGTCGCTGGCATAAGCAGCAGCACGATTTCATGAGCCTGCCGGTTTATGTGCGCGACAATACCCTGCTGGCGCTGGGTAACAACAAGCACAAACCGGACTACGCCTGGAATGAGGGCACGGCCTTCCAGCTGTTTAACCTGGATGAGGGCGCAACGGCGGTGAGCGAGGTGCCTGCGGCTGACGGCTCCGTGGCGTTTACGCTGAAGGCGTCACGCAAGGGCGACACTGTGACCCTTACCGGCGCGGGTGACGCGCGGAACTGGTCGGTATGCTTGCGCAACGTGCAGAAGGTGAGTGGTGTGAAAGGTGGCTCATACGCGGGCAGCGAGTGGGGCGTGGTGGTGGACGCGGAGGGGGATGAGGTGGTGGTTCACCTTTAA
- a CDS encoding AsmA family protein: MKFIGKLLVYLLVALLLVLLALYFLLQTRWGASQVSSWVTVNTDYELSFDLMDHRFSSPSHILLENVTFGRDGQPATLVAKKVDIGLGSRQLTDPLHMDTITLVDGTLNLSPQTAPMPFQADRLQLNNMAFNSPNTEWDLSAQKVTGGVSPWQPEAGNVLGKNAQIQMSAGSLTLNGVPATNVLIQGQLNGKEVVLNTIGADMARGSLTGSALRNADGSWVIDTMRLNEIRLQSDKTLLDFFSPLNTIPSLQIGRLEVTDARLQGPDWAVTDLDLSLRNLTLSKGDWQSLDGRLSMNASEFIYGSLHLFDPILNAEFSPQGVALRQFTSRWEGGMVRTSGNWLRDGKALVLDDVAVAGLEYTLPQNWKTLWMDPLPEWLNSVTLKKFGLSRNLVIDIDPAFPWQITSLDGYGANLQLAQDHKWGVWGGSATLNGAAATFNRVDVRRPSLALNANAATVNITDLSAFTEKGILEATATVSQLAQRQTTVSLNGRGVPLNILQQWGWPALPVSGDGNIQLTASGSVQANTPLKPTVNGKLSAVNMDKQQVQQTMTGGVVSTPPSPQPSP, encoded by the coding sequence ATGAAATTTATTGGAAAGCTGCTCGTCTATCTTCTGGTAGCCCTGCTCCTTGTGCTGCTGGCACTCTATTTTCTACTTCAGACCCGCTGGGGTGCGTCACAGGTCAGCAGTTGGGTAACGGTGAACACCGATTACGAACTCAGTTTCGACCTGATGGACCACCGCTTTTCGTCGCCTTCCCACATCCTTCTGGAAAACGTCACCTTTGGTCGCGACGGTCAGCCCGCCACACTGGTGGCTAAAAAAGTCGATATTGGTCTTGGCAGCCGACAGCTCACCGATCCACTGCATATGGACACCATCACCCTGGTCGATGGCACGCTGAACCTCTCTCCGCAGACCGCGCCGATGCCCTTCCAGGCAGACCGTCTGCAGTTGAACAACATGGCCTTCAACAGCCCCAACACGGAGTGGGATTTAAGCGCGCAAAAAGTGACGGGCGGTGTCAGCCCGTGGCAGCCAGAAGCGGGTAACGTGCTGGGCAAAAATGCGCAGATCCAGATGAGCGCGGGTTCGCTCACCCTGAACGGGGTACCGGCCACTAACGTGCTGATCCAGGGCCAGCTGAACGGCAAGGAGGTGGTGCTGAACACCATCGGCGCCGATATGGCGCGCGGCTCGCTTACCGGCTCCGCCCTGCGCAACGCCGACGGAAGCTGGGTCATCGACACCATGCGCCTGAACGAGATCCGCCTGCAGAGCGATAAAACGCTGCTGGATTTCTTCTCGCCGCTCAATACCATCCCCTCCTTGCAGATTGGCCGCCTTGAGGTCACCGATGCGCGCCTGCAGGGGCCAGACTGGGCCGTAACCGATCTGGATCTCAGCCTGCGCAACCTGACGCTGAGCAAAGGAGACTGGCAGAGCCTGGACGGGCGTTTATCCATGAATGCCAGCGAATTTATTTACGGCTCGCTGCATCTGTTCGACCCGATCCTGAATGCGGAATTCTCTCCGCAGGGCGTGGCGCTGCGCCAGTTCACCTCCCGCTGGGAAGGGGGCATGGTGCGCACCTCCGGCAACTGGCTGCGCGACGGTAAAGCGCTGGTACTGGACGATGTCGCCGTCGCCGGGCTGGAGTACACCCTGCCGCAGAACTGGAAAACGCTGTGGATGGATCCGCTGCCGGAATGGCTGAACAGCGTGACGCTGAAGAAGTTCGGCCTGAGCCGCAACCTGGTGATCGACATTGATCCCGCGTTCCCGTGGCAGATCACCTCTCTTGATGGCTATGGGGCTAACCTGCAGCTGGCGCAGGACCACAAATGGGGCGTATGGGGCGGCAGCGCCACGCTAAACGGCGCAGCAGCCACCTTTAACCGCGTGGACGTGCGACGTCCGTCGCTGGCGCTGAACGCTAACGCCGCCACGGTCAATATCACCGATCTGAGCGCCTTTACCGAGAAAGGCATTCTGGAAGCCACCGCGACGGTTTCTCAGCTTGCGCAACGACAGACCACGGTGAGCCTGAACGGGCGCGGCGTGCCGCTCAACATCCTGCAGCAGTGGGGCTGGCCCGCGCTGCCGGTGAGCGGCGACGGCAACATTCAGCTGACAGCCAGCGGGAGTGTGCAGGCGAATACCCCGCTGAAGCCAACGGTAAATGGCAAGCTGAGCGCGGTAAATATGGATAAACAGCAGGTTCAGCAGACCATGACGGGTGGTGTAGTTTCAACACCACCCTCACCCCAGCCCTCTCCCTGA
- a CDS encoding nucleobase:cation symporter-2 family protein translates to MSVNSIESPDAQPIAQKQNSELIYRLEDRPPLPQTLFAACQHLLAMFVAVITPALLICQALGLPAQDTQHIISMSLFASGVASIIQIKAWGPVGSGLLSIQGTSFNFVAPLIMGGTALKTGGADVPTMMAALFGTLMLASCTEMVISRVLHLARRVITPLVSGVVVMIIGLSLIQVGLTSIGGGYAAMSDHTFGAPKNLLLAGVVLAIIILLNRQRNPYLRVASLVIAMAAGYLLAWALGMLPENTAPTNSALITVPTPLYYGLGIDWGLLLPLMLVFMITSLETIGDITATSDVSEQPVSGPLYMKRLKGGVLANGLNSFVSAVFNTFPNSCFGQNNGVIQLTGVASRYVGFVVALMLIILGLFPAVSGFVQHIPEPVLGGATLVMFGTIAASGVRIVSREPLNRRAIMIIALSLAVGLGVSQQPLILQFAPDWVKNLLSSGIAAGGITAIVLNLVFPPEKN, encoded by the coding sequence ATGTCCGTTAACAGCATAGAGTCTCCTGATGCGCAACCGATTGCGCAGAAGCAAAATAGCGAACTGATTTACCGTCTTGAAGACCGCCCACCGCTTCCGCAGACGCTCTTCGCTGCCTGCCAGCACCTTCTGGCCATGTTTGTTGCGGTGATCACCCCGGCACTGTTGATCTGTCAGGCGCTGGGTTTACCGGCTCAGGATACGCAGCACATCATCAGCATGTCCCTCTTCGCCTCCGGCGTGGCCTCAATTATTCAAATTAAAGCCTGGGGTCCGGTGGGGTCTGGCTTGCTGTCGATTCAGGGTACCAGTTTTAACTTTGTGGCACCGCTGATCATGGGCGGTACGGCGTTAAAAACCGGCGGGGCGGATGTCCCGACCATGATGGCGGCGCTGTTCGGCACGCTGATGCTGGCCAGCTGCACGGAGATGGTGATCTCCCGTGTTCTGCATCTGGCTCGCCGCGTGATCACCCCGCTGGTCTCGGGCGTGGTGGTGATGATTATCGGTCTGTCGCTGATTCAGGTGGGGCTGACCTCCATCGGTGGGGGTTATGCCGCAATGAGCGACCACACCTTTGGCGCACCAAAAAACCTGCTGCTGGCTGGCGTGGTGCTGGCCATCATTATTCTGCTCAACCGTCAGCGTAACCCGTACCTGCGCGTGGCCTCGCTGGTGATCGCCATGGCGGCCGGTTATCTGCTGGCGTGGGCGCTGGGCATGTTGCCGGAAAACACCGCGCCGACCAACAGCGCGCTGATCACCGTTCCTACTCCACTGTACTACGGCCTGGGCATTGACTGGGGTCTGCTGCTGCCGCTGATGCTGGTCTTTATGATCACCTCCCTGGAGACCATCGGCGATATCACCGCCACCTCCGATGTCTCGGAGCAGCCGGTGTCCGGCCCGCTGTACATGAAGCGTCTGAAAGGCGGCGTGCTGGCAAACGGTCTGAACTCCTTTGTCTCTGCCGTGTTTAATACATTCCCGAACTCCTGCTTCGGGCAGAACAACGGCGTGATCCAGCTGACCGGCGTGGCCAGCCGTTATGTCGGGTTTGTGGTGGCGCTGATGCTGATTATCCTTGGCCTGTTCCCGGCCGTGAGTGGTTTTGTGCAGCACATCCCTGAGCCGGTTCTGGGCGGAGCAACGCTGGTGATGTTCGGTACTATCGCGGCCTCGGGTGTGCGAATCGTCTCCCGCGAGCCACTGAACCGCCGCGCGATCATGATTATTGCCCTGTCGCTGGCCGTGGGTCTGGGCGTTTCTCAGCAGCCGCTGATCCTGCAGTTTGCCCCGGACTGGGTGAAAAACCTGCTCTCTTCCGGCATCGCCGCTGGCGGTATCACCGCTATCGTGCTGAACCTCGTTTTCCCGCCAGAGAAAAACTGA
- the gltS gene encoding sodium/glutamate symporter, with product MIHLDTLSTLVAATLVLLLGRKLVHSVSFLKKYTIPEPVAGGLLVALALLVLKKSMGWEIDFDMSLKDPLMLAFFATIGLNANLASLRSGGKVLGVFLIVVVGLLLMQNAIGIGMASLLGLDPLMGLLAGSITLSGGHGTGAAWSKLFIERYGFENATEVAMACATFGLVLGGLIGGPVARYLVKHSTTPDGRPDDELVPTAFEKPDVGRTITSLVMIETIAMIAICLTLGKVVAQWLAGTAFELPTFVCVLFIGVILSNGLALMGFYRVFERAVSVLGNVCLSLFLAMALMSLKLWELASLALPMVAILAVQALFMALYAMFVTWRMMGKNYDAAVLAAGHCGFGLGATPTAIANMQAITERFGPSHMAFLVVPMVGAFFIDIVNALVIKLYLMLPMFA from the coding sequence ATGATTCATCTCGATACGTTGTCGACCCTTGTTGCCGCAACGCTGGTTCTTCTGCTTGGTCGCAAGCTGGTACACAGTGTTTCCTTTCTGAAAAAGTACACCATTCCTGAACCTGTTGCCGGTGGGTTGCTGGTGGCGCTGGCCCTGCTGGTGTTGAAAAAAAGCATGGGCTGGGAAATCGATTTCGATATGTCCCTCAAAGATCCGCTGATGCTGGCCTTCTTTGCCACTATCGGCCTGAACGCCAACCTGGCGAGCCTGCGCTCGGGCGGTAAGGTGCTGGGCGTGTTTCTGATTGTCGTGGTTGGTCTGCTGCTGATGCAAAACGCCATCGGCATCGGTATGGCGTCTCTGCTGGGGCTGGATCCGCTGATGGGTCTGCTGGCTGGCTCCATCACTCTGTCCGGCGGGCACGGTACCGGGGCGGCGTGGAGTAAGCTGTTTATCGAGCGCTATGGCTTTGAAAACGCAACGGAAGTGGCGATGGCCTGCGCGACCTTTGGTCTGGTGCTTGGCGGTCTGATTGGCGGCCCGGTAGCGCGCTACCTGGTGAAGCACTCCACCACGCCGGACGGCAGACCGGACGATGAACTGGTCCCCACCGCGTTCGAAAAGCCGGACGTTGGCCGCACCATCACCTCGCTGGTGATGATTGAAACCATCGCCATGATCGCCATCTGTCTGACGCTGGGTAAAGTGGTTGCGCAATGGCTGGCGGGCACGGCCTTTGAACTGCCGACCTTTGTTTGTGTGCTGTTTATCGGGGTGATCCTGAGCAATGGTCTGGCCCTGATGGGCTTCTATCGCGTGTTTGAACGTGCGGTCTCGGTGCTGGGTAACGTCTGCCTGTCGCTGTTCCTGGCGATGGCCCTGATGAGCCTTAAGCTGTGGGAACTGGCGTCGCTGGCGCTGCCGATGGTAGCCATTCTGGCGGTGCAGGCGCTGTTTATGGCGCTCTATGCCATGTTCGTTACCTGGCGCATGATGGGCAAAAACTACGATGCCGCGGTGCTGGCGGCGGGGCACTGTGGGTTTGGTCTGGGTGCCACGCCAACGGCAATCGCAAATATGCAGGCAATCACCGAACGTTTCGGGCCTTCGCACATGGCGTTTCTGGTGGTACCGATGGTTGGGGCATTCTTTATTGATATCGTCAACGCGCTGGTGATCAAGCTGTACCTGATGCTGCCGATGTTCGCCTGA